The Procambarus clarkii isolate CNS0578487 chromosome 56, FALCON_Pclarkii_2.0, whole genome shotgun sequence genome includes a region encoding these proteins:
- the LOC138353123 gene encoding uncharacterized protein, which translates to MCTNTAGRRESRFVSDLQRLPVVNESLDLVSDLYEWTKNYRCVGMAVDMAVSVASPGIWAATSVPLAVLVHTMGGWDTIDEWAYLKLQTMKTRAPILKKFITCVIDDVETKLLRVVAGCPEINSVLPTLTGALITRFEKTVSKLNEFETGRRIVAAADGLIGKAHALVDQYLPPIEGPFCKFDMPSRFIPDEGVVWETLTLAIKSHLRVYCAAHIFVHKDPNCDDISTLHIARCAGNYAKETFSLAVRNVQPDDATLMNISALLFLHTAHNLNASLEALATVTASLVTASPSKFASASLLCARDAAERNLKTLAYVFLLVKISCINAETCVLEFRVWLAALLQNVMVVLHLKSSDTSS; encoded by the exons ATGTGTACCAATACTGCCGGTCGAAGAGAGTCAAGATTCGTGAGTGACCTACAAAGGCTTCCTGTTGTCAACGAGAGCCTTGATTTGGTTTCAGACTTGTACGAATGGACAAAG AATTATAGGTGTGTTGGCATGGCAGTGGACATGGCAGTGAGTGTGGCGTCACCAGGGATATGGGCCGCCACTAGTGTGCCCCTGGCAGTACTAGTCCACACAATGGGTGGCTGGGACACAATCGACGAGTGGGCCTACCTCAAACTCCAGACCATGAAGACCAGGGCGCCCATCCTCAAAAAATTTATCACATGC GTGATAGATGATGTCGAAACGAAGCTACTAAGAGTTGTAGCTGGGTGCCCAGAAATTAACAGTGTCCTACCAACGTTAACTGGTGCTCTGATAACTCGGTTTGAGAAAACT GTCTCGAAACTAAATGAGTTCGAAACTGGACGTAGAATTGTTGCCGCTGCTGATGGTCTGATAGGCAAAGCTCACGCCCTCGTAGACCAGTATCTTCCCCCTATTGAAGGACCCTTCTGTAAATTTG ACATGCCCTCACGTTTCATACCCGATGAAGGGGTAGTCTGGGAGACTTTGACTCTGGCAATAAAATCACATCTTCGTGTCTACTGCGCTGCCCATATCTTCGTCCATAAAGACCCAAATTGTGATGATATTTCTACACTTCATATT GCTAGATGTGCCGGTAACTATGCCAAAGAAACTTTTTCTCTCGCGGTGAGAAATGTACAACCGGACGATGCAACACTGATGAACATCAGTGCACTCCTCTTCCTACACACGGCACACAACCTAAATGCTAGTCTTGAGGCCCTGGCAACGGTTACTGCAAGCCTCGTCACTGCCTCGCCCTCAAAGTTTGCATCGGCATCTCTCCTCTGCGCTAGAGATGCTGCAGAAAGGAATCTTAAGACGCTAGCTTACGTTTTTCTACTAGTTAAGATTTCGTGCATAAACGCAGAGACATGCGTCTTGGAGTTTAGG GTATGGTTGGCAGCGCTTCTTCAGAATGTTATGGTGGTGTTGCATCTTAAAAGTAGTGATACTTCATCTTGA
- the LOC138353122 gene encoding E3 SUMO-protein ligase NSE2-like has translation MDELKQDSDMREIISNAASVKSFREQLLAQIDPKSGYNNNDDDTEVMTTKETVNLIDPISKMIMTDPVRNKHCGHVYERLSVVKMIKASKRKGFRCPSMGCGYREPLKVTDLEDALDVKRQILINKK, from the exons ATGGATGAACTGAAGCAAGATTCGGATATGAGAGAAATTATAAGTAATGCAGCAAGTGTAAAATCCTTTAGAGAACAACTTCTAGCTCAGATTG aTCCAAAAAGTGGCTACAATAATAATGATGACGACACAGAAGTGATGACAACTAAAGAGACAGTCAATCTGATTGATCCAATTAGCAAGATGATTATGACAGATCCAGTACGCAACAAACACTGTGGTCATGTTTATGAACGACTTTCTGTTGTTAAGATGATTAAGGCCAGTAAGCGTAAAGGATTCAG ATGTCCGAGCATGGGATGTGGGTATCGTGAACCTCTGAAAGTTACTGATTTAGAGGACGCTCTTGATGTAAAGCGGCAAATTctaattaataaaaaataa
- the LOC138349774 gene encoding uncharacterized protein isoform X1: protein MMSNAGNCEAPVATVFLAELQSLPIINDAFTVATDLYKKTQEYRCVGMAVGVASVGMRAAALPLSALGHTVGGWTVVDQWACHGLHTVKTWAPSITKPTTEASPALNNIVGDVRENLLKAVAGCPTATSTLSGALTARAEKTVSKLQEYQTGRMVVAAADDLVTKAHVFIDEHLPSVDGETSDSDGEGGIVVKVSSLAAKTQRRVCRAAHDLVYTDATRRGASANSVATCAGNYTK from the exons ATGATGTCTAACGCTGGCAACTGTGAGGCTCCAGTAGCTACAGTTTTCCTCGCGGAACTACAGTCTCTCCCCATTATCAATGATGCATTTACTGTAGCTACGGACTTGTACAAAAAGACACAG GAGTACAGGTGTGTGGGTATGGCAGTAGGTGTAGCCTCGGTGGGCATGCGGGCAGCAGCTTTGCCCCTGTCTGCTCTGGGCCACACAGTGGGTGGTTGGACAGTGGTGGACCAGTGGGCCTGCCACGGCCTCCACACTGTAAAGACCTGGGCGCCTAGCATCACTAAACCAACCACAGAGGCGAGTCCAGCTTTAAACAAC ATAGTAGGTGATGTCCGGGAGAACTTGCTGAAGGCTGTCGCTGGCTGCCCTACAGCAACATCGACCTTATCGGGCGCCTTAACCGCCCGGGCTGAGAAAACT GTGTCTAAGCTGCAAGAGTACCAAACTGGACGTatggtggtggctgctgctgATGACCTGGTAACTAAAGCTCACGTCTTTATTGACGAGCATCTTCCATCAGTTGACGGAGAAACTAGCGACTCGG ATGGTGAGGGAGGGATAGTGGTGAAGGTGTCCTCCCTGGCGGCCAAGACCCAGCGTCGCGTGTGTCGAGCTGCTCATGACTTGGTCTACACTGATGCAACTCGTCGAGGAGCTTCCGCCAATAGTGTT GCTACATGCGCAGGTAATTATACCAAATAA
- the LOC138349774 gene encoding uncharacterized protein isoform X2: protein MMSNAGNCEAPVATVFLAELQSLPIINDAFTVATDLYKKTQEYRCVGMAVGVASVGMRAAALPLSALGHTVGGWTVVDQWACHGLHTVKTWAPSITKPTTEIVGDVRENLLKAVAGCPTATSTLSGALTARAEKTVSKLQEYQTGRMVVAAADDLVTKAHVFIDEHLPSVDGETSDSDGEGGIVVKVSSLAAKTQRRVCRAAHDLVYTDATRRGASANSVATCAGNYTK, encoded by the exons ATGATGTCTAACGCTGGCAACTGTGAGGCTCCAGTAGCTACAGTTTTCCTCGCGGAACTACAGTCTCTCCCCATTATCAATGATGCATTTACTGTAGCTACGGACTTGTACAAAAAGACACAG GAGTACAGGTGTGTGGGTATGGCAGTAGGTGTAGCCTCGGTGGGCATGCGGGCAGCAGCTTTGCCCCTGTCTGCTCTGGGCCACACAGTGGGTGGTTGGACAGTGGTGGACCAGTGGGCCTGCCACGGCCTCCACACTGTAAAGACCTGGGCGCCTAGCATCACTAAACCAACCACAGAG ATAGTAGGTGATGTCCGGGAGAACTTGCTGAAGGCTGTCGCTGGCTGCCCTACAGCAACATCGACCTTATCGGGCGCCTTAACCGCCCGGGCTGAGAAAACT GTGTCTAAGCTGCAAGAGTACCAAACTGGACGTatggtggtggctgctgctgATGACCTGGTAACTAAAGCTCACGTCTTTATTGACGAGCATCTTCCATCAGTTGACGGAGAAACTAGCGACTCGG ATGGTGAGGGAGGGATAGTGGTGAAGGTGTCCTCCCTGGCGGCCAAGACCCAGCGTCGCGTGTGTCGAGCTGCTCATGACTTGGTCTACACTGATGCAACTCGTCGAGGAGCTTCCGCCAATAGTGTT GCTACATGCGCAGGTAATTATACCAAATAA